The following are encoded together in the Janthinobacterium sp. Marseille genome:
- a CDS encoding FAD binding domain-containing protein has protein sequence MKPSAYSLSRPDDLAQATALLAEGGWGSKAVAGCQSLGAMLNLRLAQPETLLDLDAFESLRVVKDTGAAIRFGAMTTHAAIEDKRVPDPSQGLMPFVARGIAYRAVRNRGTLGGSLCHADPAADWVSSMPLLGATLHVLGPAGERDIAARDFMTSAYETQLTDGEILIAVSVPKRTTGMRWTYHKLCRKTGELAHAMASGMRDSSDGSERIVLGALDGAPYVLERSGLMTDLLQAAVREEIVMQAAPDLELDRRLTLIEMLRLVALDMGATR, from the coding sequence ATGAAACCTTCCGCTTATAGCCTGAGCCGTCCCGATGATCTCGCACAAGCGACCGCATTGCTGGCCGAAGGTGGCTGGGGCAGCAAAGCCGTCGCCGGTTGCCAGTCGCTGGGTGCGATGCTGAATTTGCGCCTGGCACAACCGGAGACGCTGCTTGACCTTGATGCATTTGAATCGCTGCGTGTAGTCAAGGATACCGGCGCTGCCATCCGCTTCGGTGCGATGACCACGCATGCAGCCATCGAAGACAAGCGCGTACCTGATCCGAGCCAGGGTTTGATGCCGTTCGTCGCACGTGGCATTGCTTACCGTGCGGTGCGCAATCGCGGCACCCTCGGCGGCAGCCTGTGCCACGCCGATCCGGCTGCCGACTGGGTCAGCAGCATGCCTTTACTGGGCGCCACGCTGCACGTGCTTGGCCCTGCCGGCGAACGGGATATCGCGGCACGCGATTTCATGACTTCGGCCTACGAGACGCAACTGACGGACGGCGAAATACTGATCGCAGTCAGCGTGCCAAAACGCACGACCGGCATGCGCTGGACGTATCACAAGCTCTGCCGCAAGACCGGCGAACTGGCACATGCGATGGCATCCGGCATGCGCGATAGCAGTGACGGTAGCGAACGCATAGTGTTGGGCGCGCTGGACGGCGCACCGTATGTGCTCGAACGCAGTGGCTTGATGACTGATTTATTGCAAGCAGCAGTACGTGAGGAGATCGTGATGCAGGCTGCACCCGATCTGGAACTTGATCGTCGCCTGACTCTGATTGAAATGTTGAGACTGGTGGCACTGGATATGGGAGCAACACGATGA